A part of Synechococcus sp. KORDI-49 genomic DNA contains:
- the ilvN gene encoding acetolactate synthase small subunit: MKHTLSVLVEDESGALSRISGLFARRGFNIDSLAVGPAESGGQSRLTMVVEGDDQTLQQMTKQLDKLVNVLQVLDLTQRPAVERELMLLKVAAPPETRSAVFDLVQVFRAKVVDVADEALTLEVVGDPGKLVALERLMTAFGILEIARTGKVALERASGVNTELLKVSPSDSRVPA; encoded by the coding sequence ATGAAGCACACCCTTTCCGTGCTGGTGGAAGATGAATCCGGCGCTCTCAGCCGGATCTCGGGCCTGTTCGCCCGACGCGGCTTCAACATCGACAGCCTGGCTGTCGGCCCGGCCGAAAGCGGTGGGCAGTCACGCCTGACGATGGTGGTGGAGGGAGATGACCAGACCCTGCAGCAGATGACCAAGCAGCTGGACAAGCTGGTGAATGTGCTGCAGGTGCTCGATCTCACCCAGAGACCTGCCGTGGAGCGGGAACTGATGCTGCTGAAGGTGGCCGCCCCCCCGGAGACGCGCAGCGCCGTGTTCGACCTGGTGCAGGTGTTCCGGGCCAAGGTGGTGGATGTGGCCGACGAAGCTCTGACACTGGAGGTGGTCGGGGACCCTGGAAAGCTGGTGGCTCTGGAGCGACTGATGACGGCCTTCGGCATTCTCGAGATCGCCCGCACCGGCAAGGTGGCCCTGGAACGGGCCTCGGGTGTGAACACCGAGCTGCTCAAGGTGTCGCCAAGCGACAGCAGAGTTCCTGCCTGA
- a CDS encoding alpha/beta fold hydrolase — translation MTSALQSAHWGEHGRWFWQGHGCHWRCLGPEHGPAVLLLHGFGASSAHWRRCAPLLATRGYRVYALDLIGFGASSQPGYHSSRPVDNRLWGRQVIGFMQEVVQRPCVLMGNSLGGLTALTAALLKPELVTAVVAAPLPDPALMQPVPRRRPPASRRLQRLLVVGLLRLLPLELIVPLISRTPLLRAGLQGAYRRSVANDRELLQLIAAPARRATAARSLRAMSIGMALRPRGATAPALLGQLNGRLPLLLVWGRQDRFVPLAIGRTTAERHPWLSLQVIDQTGHCPHDETPDAFLQAVLPWLDRSLDESSPAGDKQRR, via the coding sequence ATGACCTCTGCTCTCCAGAGTGCCCACTGGGGAGAGCATGGCCGCTGGTTCTGGCAGGGCCATGGTTGCCACTGGCGTTGCCTCGGCCCTGAGCACGGTCCGGCCGTGCTGCTGCTCCACGGTTTCGGAGCCAGCAGTGCGCACTGGCGTCGCTGTGCCCCCCTGCTGGCCACCCGCGGCTATCGGGTCTACGCGCTGGACCTGATCGGCTTCGGAGCGTCATCACAACCCGGCTATCACTCCTCCCGCCCCGTGGACAACCGACTGTGGGGACGTCAGGTGATCGGCTTCATGCAGGAGGTCGTCCAGCGTCCCTGCGTGCTGATGGGCAACTCACTCGGGGGGCTGACCGCTCTGACCGCAGCGCTGCTGAAGCCTGAACTGGTGACAGCGGTGGTGGCCGCGCCACTGCCGGATCCTGCCCTGATGCAACCGGTGCCGCGCCGGCGGCCACCTGCCTCCCGGCGTCTGCAGCGTCTTCTGGTGGTGGGCCTGCTGCGGCTGCTGCCTCTGGAGCTGATCGTGCCGTTGATCAGCCGCACCCCGCTGCTGCGGGCCGGACTGCAAGGGGCCTATCGCCGTTCGGTTGCCAACGACCGCGAACTTCTTCAACTCATCGCCGCCCCGGCCCGTCGAGCCACCGCCGCACGATCACTGCGGGCGATGAGCATCGGCATGGCGCTGAGGCCGAGGGGAGCCACCGCACCGGCCCTGCTCGGACAACTCAACGGCCGACTGCCGCTGCTGCTGGTCTGGGGGCGGCAGGACCGCTTCGTTCCGCTCGCGATCGGCCGGACAACCGCCGAACGGCACCCCTGGCTGTCGCTGCAGGTGATCGATCAGACCGGGCATTGCCCGCATGACGAAACGCCGGACGCCTTTCTTCAGGCAGTGCTGCCCTGGCTGGACCGTAGTTTGGATGAAAGCAGCCCGGCAGGGGACAAACAGCGGAGATGA
- a CDS encoding NAD(P)H-binding protein: MQVLVVGGTGTLGRQIARNALDAGHQVRCMVRAPRKASFLQEWGCELTRGDLLEPDSLDYALDGVDAVIDAATSRPTDPQSVYVTDWDGKLNLLRACERAGVSRFVFVSLLGAHRHRDVPLMDIKACTENLLESSDLDYTILQGAAFMQGVISQFAIPVLESQTVWVSGTPTAIAYMNTQDMARFAVSALGRPETIRGSYPVVGPKAWNTGELVQLCERYSGKTARVFRVQPLLIRLMQGVASFFEPSVNVAERLAFAEVTGGGQELNAPMDTCYAAFGLDPEQTTSMEAYIREYYDTILKRLREMEADLDKDAKKKLPF; encoded by the coding sequence ATGCAGGTTCTTGTGGTGGGTGGCACGGGCACCCTGGGGCGGCAGATCGCTCGGAACGCTCTTGATGCCGGTCACCAGGTCCGCTGCATGGTCCGAGCGCCGCGCAAGGCGTCCTTTCTGCAGGAATGGGGCTGCGAGCTCACCCGCGGCGATCTGCTGGAGCCCGACAGCCTCGACTACGCCCTGGATGGCGTGGATGCCGTCATCGACGCCGCCACCAGCCGGCCCACCGATCCACAGAGCGTTTACGTCACCGACTGGGACGGGAAGCTGAATCTGCTGAGGGCCTGTGAACGGGCAGGTGTCTCCCGCTTCGTTTTCGTGTCGCTGCTCGGTGCTCACCGTCACCGCGATGTTCCTCTGATGGACATCAAGGCCTGCACGGAGAACCTGCTCGAATCGTCCGATCTCGACTACACGATCCTGCAGGGCGCTGCCTTCATGCAGGGCGTCATCAGCCAGTTCGCCATTCCGGTTCTGGAGAGTCAGACGGTCTGGGTGAGTGGCACTCCAACGGCCATCGCCTACATGAACACCCAGGACATGGCGCGTTTTGCCGTGTCGGCCCTGGGGCGTCCGGAAACCATCCGTGGCAGTTACCCGGTCGTCGGCCCCAAGGCATGGAACACCGGTGAGCTGGTGCAGCTCTGCGAGCGCTACAGCGGCAAGACGGCCCGGGTGTTCCGGGTTCAACCGTTGCTGATCCGTTTGATGCAGGGCGTCGCGTCGTTCTTCGAGCCTTCGGTGAATGTTGCGGAACGTCTGGCCTTCGCGGAGGTGACCGGAGGGGGGCAGGAACTCAACGCACCCATGGACACCTGCTATGCGGCTTTCGGGCTCGATCCCGAGCAGACCACGTCGATGGAGGCCTACATCCGTGAGTACTACGACACGATCCTGAAGCGGCTGAGGGAGATGGAGGCGGATCTGGACAAGGACGCGAAGAAAAAGCTGCCGTTCTGA
- the petM gene encoding cytochrome b6-f complex subunit PetM, which produces MASEIFGIAAVFWVLIPVGLAGGALLLKLQGD; this is translated from the coding sequence ATGGCTTCTGAGATCTTCGGTATTGCAGCCGTTTTCTGGGTTCTGATCCCGGTCGGTCTGGCCGGTGGTGCCCTGCTTCTCAAGCTTCAGGGCGACTGA
- a CDS encoding photosystem I assembly protein Ycf4 has translation MSTDVLEQSVLGSRRISNFLVAAAVSIGGIGFLLASLSSYLGRDLLPIGHPAALIFVPQGVVMGLYSIAAALLATYLWYVIAVDVGSGSNRFDRKAGLVTISRRGFRKPISVEIPMRDVKAVKVEVRDGFNARRRVSLRIQGRRDMPLTRVGEPLPLAQLEQDGAELARFLGVNLEGL, from the coding sequence ATGTCCACCGATGTGCTCGAGCAATCCGTGCTCGGCTCCCGGCGCATTTCCAACTTTCTCGTCGCCGCCGCCGTCAGCATCGGTGGCATCGGTTTCCTGCTGGCATCTCTCTCCAGCTATCTGGGCCGAGATCTGCTGCCGATCGGCCATCCGGCGGCGTTGATCTTCGTGCCTCAGGGTGTGGTGATGGGTCTCTACAGCATCGCGGCCGCCCTGCTCGCCACCTACCTCTGGTATGTGATCGCTGTGGATGTCGGCTCCGGCAGCAACCGCTTCGATCGGAAGGCCGGGTTGGTGACCATCAGCCGCCGAGGCTTCCGCAAGCCGATCAGCGTTGAGATCCCGATGCGGGATGTGAAGGCGGTGAAGGTGGAGGTGCGGGATGGTTTCAATGCCCGCCGCCGGGTGTCCCTGCGCATTCAGGGACGTCGCGACATGCCTCTGACCCGTGTCGGAGAGCCACTCCCTCTTGCCCAGCTCGAGCAGGACGGTGCCGAGCTGGCCCGTTTTCTCGGCGTCAACCTCGAAGGTCTTTGA
- a CDS encoding peptidylprolyl isomerase, which produces MRALTRSLLWCLLLLLTPLVVSCSPSPTAAVAQGCAEADSACLQGKATVLMSTSRGDITIEVDGDAAPLTAGNFVDLVRRGTYNGTLFHRVVREPVPFVVQGGDPQSSDRSVPLSQLGTGSFVDPATGQARLIPLEISFEGEDGPRYGRVSTNPSELNKLALRHDRGAVAMARSQAPNSASAQFYIALKPLPELDGRYAVFGRVSEGLEVVDAIRQGDRITKATLAPS; this is translated from the coding sequence ATGCGTGCGCTGACCCGTTCCCTTCTCTGGTGTCTGCTGCTGCTGCTGACCCCTCTGGTCGTCAGTTGCAGTCCGTCCCCGACGGCTGCGGTGGCACAGGGCTGCGCCGAGGCAGATTCCGCCTGTCTGCAGGGCAAGGCCACCGTTCTGATGAGCACCAGCCGCGGCGACATCACCATCGAGGTGGATGGGGATGCGGCTCCTCTGACGGCGGGCAATTTCGTTGATCTGGTGCGTCGCGGTACCTACAACGGAACCCTGTTTCACAGGGTTGTGCGCGAGCCGGTGCCCTTTGTCGTGCAGGGTGGTGACCCCCAGTCCAGCGACCGCTCTGTTCCTCTGAGCCAGCTCGGAACCGGCAGTTTCGTGGATCCAGCCACCGGTCAGGCACGTCTGATCCCGCTGGAGATCAGCTTCGAGGGTGAGGACGGCCCCCGTTACGGCCGCGTCAGCACCAATCCGAGCGAGCTGAACAAACTGGCGCTCCGGCACGATCGCGGCGCTGTGGCCATGGCCCGTTCCCAGGCTCCCAATTCGGCCAGCGCCCAGTTCTACATCGCGCTCAAGCCACTGCCGGAACTCGATGGTCGTTATGCCGTCTTCGGCCGGGTGAGTGAGGGGCTGGAGGTGGTGGACGCCATCCGTCAGGGGGACCGCATCACCAAAGCCACCCTGGCTCCCTCCTGA
- the infA gene encoding translation initiation factor IF-1, with the protein MIETSGVIEKEQGNGFYLVTLEQPAGHQCLCRAAGKLTKFRIKLLAGDKVLVEISPYDLTRGRITYRERNAGAPGGRPGGNRPGGPRRR; encoded by the coding sequence ATGATTGAAACCTCGGGAGTGATCGAGAAGGAACAGGGAAACGGGTTCTATCTGGTCACGCTCGAGCAGCCTGCCGGTCACCAGTGCCTTTGCCGAGCAGCAGGCAAGCTCACGAAGTTCAGGATCAAACTGCTCGCCGGTGACAAGGTGCTGGTGGAGATCAGCCCCTACGACCTCACCCGCGGTCGGATCACGTACCGCGAGCGGAACGCTGGAGCCCCCGGCGGGCGCCCGGGTGGCAACCGTCCCGGTGGGCCCCGCCGCCGCTGA
- a CDS encoding N2,N2-dimethylguanosine tRNA methyltransferase: MSLGDGFFRAQSRPARDISVLLARSLARRPRGEGGQRWLDLMAGCGIRALRWGLEALPEVGSGVELWVNDADPDRLPLLKTNLAPLASRVQVLKLSAMPAEVLLARAFAEKRFFDLIDLDAFGSPSALIQPVLQVLAFDGVLLLASTDGRSPTGHDRPGAIRSFGAAARAHPASWELALRLQLGLLARQAWMLGRGVQPLLAFSEGRTFRLAVRLARRPTAAEEEHLGLVARCERCGDQQLQPLLRLQGWPRCHCPDGAGRWAISGPLWLGALQDPSALQALMDPREDLETRTQRLIQRLQADPGVPARVWPTDELSRRLGMDGPPGVADLVETLRRAGHQAWPSAVMAGQVRTDADLPELLQLCAGLRSEGP; this comes from the coding sequence TTGTCGCTCGGCGACGGATTCTTCCGGGCGCAATCGCGACCGGCCCGGGACATCTCGGTGCTGCTGGCCCGGTCTCTGGCCCGGCGTCCCCGTGGAGAAGGCGGCCAGCGCTGGCTGGATCTGATGGCAGGCTGCGGCATCCGGGCTCTGCGCTGGGGGCTCGAAGCGCTTCCGGAGGTCGGTTCCGGGGTGGAGCTGTGGGTCAACGACGCCGACCCAGACCGTCTGCCGTTGCTGAAGACCAACCTCGCACCGCTGGCTTCACGGGTTCAGGTTCTGAAGCTCAGCGCGATGCCTGCCGAGGTGCTGCTGGCGCGTGCCTTCGCGGAGAAGCGCTTCTTCGATCTGATCGACCTGGATGCCTTCGGCAGCCCCTCGGCCCTGATCCAGCCCGTGCTGCAGGTGTTGGCGTTCGACGGTGTGCTCCTGCTGGCCAGCACCGACGGCCGTTCCCCCACCGGCCATGACCGTCCGGGAGCCATCCGCAGTTTCGGCGCCGCAGCCCGGGCCCATCCAGCCAGCTGGGAGCTGGCGCTGCGGCTGCAGCTGGGTCTGCTGGCCCGGCAGGCCTGGATGCTGGGGCGGGGGGTGCAGCCCTTGCTCGCCTTCAGCGAAGGCCGCACGTTCCGCCTGGCGGTGAGGCTTGCGCGGCGCCCGACCGCTGCGGAGGAGGAGCACCTCGGACTGGTCGCCCGCTGTGAGCGCTGCGGCGATCAGCAGCTGCAGCCGCTGCTGCGGTTGCAGGGCTGGCCCCGCTGTCACTGTCCGGACGGGGCCGGTCGCTGGGCGATCAGCGGACCTCTCTGGCTTGGAGCGCTGCAGGATCCATCAGCGCTCCAAGCGCTGATGGATCCCAGGGAGGACCTGGAGACCAGGACCCAACGCCTGATCCAGCGCCTTCAGGCTGATCCCGGTGTCCCTGCCCGCGTCTGGCCCACGGATGAACTGTCCCGGCGGCTCGGCATGGATGGTCCTCCAGGGGTTGCTGATCTGGTGGAGACGCTCAGGCGTGCGGGGCATCAGGCCTGGCCGAGTGCCGTCATGGCTGGTCAGGTGCGGACCGATGCCGATCTTCCCGAGCTGTTACAGCTCTGTGCCGGGCTTCGCTCGGAAGGTCCTTAA
- the trxB gene encoding thioredoxin-disulfide reductase, with protein sequence MAAGSASETVENLVIVGSGPAGYTAAIYAARANLQPLLITGFQRGGIPGGQLMTTTDVENFPGFPDGVLGPDLMDLMRAQAVRWGTHLLEADADEIDLSQRPFRIKADGRTLLTHALVIATGASANRLGLPSEERFWSSGISACAICDGATPQFRNAELAVVGGGDSACEEAVYLTKYGSHVHQIVRSEQLRASAAMADRVRANPAITLHWNSEVVDVSGNGWMESLTLRDRSTGDQASLAAKGLFYAIGHTPNTDLLKEQLSLDAKGYVITEPGRPETSIEGVFAAGDVADAEWRQGITAAGSGCKAALAAERWLTHHDLAQRVQRRSVDPAKAEMPVNVAVTTEETYAPDAPWQKGSYALRKLYHDSSRPLLVIYTSPSCGPCHVLKPQLKRVITELEGRAQAVVIDIEADQDIAEQAGVNGTPTVQLFHRKSMVEQWRGVKQRSTFKSAIEALLEPA encoded by the coding sequence ATGGCAGCCGGCAGCGCCTCGGAGACTGTCGAGAATCTCGTGATTGTCGGTTCGGGCCCGGCCGGCTACACCGCAGCGATCTACGCGGCCAGGGCCAACCTGCAACCGCTGCTGATCACAGGCTTTCAACGCGGCGGTATTCCTGGCGGTCAGTTGATGACCACCACCGATGTCGAAAATTTCCCTGGTTTTCCCGACGGAGTCCTGGGCCCGGACCTGATGGATCTGATGCGTGCCCAGGCCGTGCGCTGGGGAACACACCTGCTGGAAGCGGATGCCGATGAGATCGATCTCAGTCAGCGGCCCTTCCGGATCAAGGCGGATGGACGCACTCTGCTGACCCATGCCCTGGTGATCGCCACGGGCGCAAGCGCGAACCGACTCGGCCTGCCCTCAGAGGAGCGCTTCTGGAGCAGCGGCATCAGTGCATGCGCCATCTGCGACGGAGCGACTCCTCAGTTCCGCAACGCTGAACTGGCCGTGGTGGGAGGAGGCGACTCCGCCTGCGAAGAAGCGGTTTATCTCACCAAATACGGCAGTCACGTTCACCAGATCGTGCGCTCCGAGCAACTCAGGGCCAGCGCCGCCATGGCCGACCGGGTTCGGGCCAACCCCGCCATCACCCTTCACTGGAACAGCGAAGTGGTGGACGTGAGCGGCAACGGCTGGATGGAGAGCCTGACCCTGCGCGACCGTTCCACCGGAGATCAGGCCAGCCTTGCTGCCAAGGGCCTGTTCTATGCGATCGGCCACACACCGAACACGGATCTGCTGAAGGAGCAGCTGTCTCTGGATGCCAAGGGGTATGTGATCACCGAGCCAGGCCGACCGGAAACCTCCATCGAAGGTGTCTTCGCTGCCGGAGATGTCGCTGATGCCGAATGGCGGCAGGGGATCACAGCAGCCGGCAGCGGTTGCAAGGCGGCCCTGGCCGCTGAGCGCTGGCTGACCCATCACGATCTGGCGCAACGGGTGCAGAGACGCTCGGTTGACCCCGCGAAGGCGGAGATGCCGGTGAATGTGGCCGTCACGACCGAGGAGACCTATGCCCCGGATGCTCCCTGGCAGAAAGGCAGCTATGCCCTGCGCAAGCTGTATCACGACAGCAGCCGCCCGCTGCTTGTGATCTACACCTCACCCTCGTGCGGACCCTGCCACGTGCTCAAACCGCAGTTGAAGCGGGTGATCACCGAGTTGGAAGGCCGGGCACAGGCCGTGGTGATCGACATCGAGGCCGATCAGGACATTGCTGAACAGGCCGGCGTGAACGGAACCCCGACAGTCCAGCTCTTCCACCGGAAATCGATGGTGGAACAGTGGCGCGGTGTCAAACAGCGCAGCACGTTCAAATCGGCGATCGAAGCGCTGCTGGAACCAGCCTGA
- a CDS encoding pseudouridine synthase, translating to MESTRERRLTTLLLHKPYGVLSQFTRESGSRWGCLAEFVDVPDVYAAGRLDADSEGLLLLTSNGRLQQQLTDPRFGHWRTYWVQVEGVPDEQRLQQLRDGVVIQEKLTRPAKARWLQGDAIPALQERTPPVRWRASIPTSWIELSLREGRNRQVRRMTAAVGLPTLRLVRSSIDLMDGGPRLNLEGLAQGCWRPTTAEEQKRLTRLISNRRGRPRDGSPPG from the coding sequence GTGGAGAGCACGCGAGAACGCCGGTTGACCACCCTGCTGCTGCACAAGCCCTACGGCGTGCTCAGCCAGTTCACCCGTGAATCCGGCAGCCGCTGGGGATGCCTGGCTGAGTTTGTGGACGTTCCTGATGTGTATGCCGCAGGTCGCCTGGACGCAGACAGTGAGGGCCTGCTGCTGCTCACCAGCAACGGGCGCCTCCAGCAGCAGCTGACCGATCCGCGTTTCGGACATTGGCGGACCTACTGGGTTCAGGTGGAAGGGGTGCCTGATGAGCAGCGATTGCAGCAGCTCCGTGACGGCGTGGTGATCCAGGAGAAGCTGACCCGGCCCGCAAAGGCGCGCTGGCTCCAGGGAGATGCCATCCCCGCCCTGCAGGAGCGAACACCGCCGGTGCGCTGGCGAGCCTCCATTCCCACCAGCTGGATCGAGCTCTCCCTGCGGGAGGGACGCAACCGCCAGGTGCGCCGGATGACCGCCGCAGTGGGGCTGCCGACACTGCGGCTGGTCCGCAGCAGCATCGACCTGATGGATGGAGGCCCGCGCCTGAACCTTGAGGGACTGGCTCAGGGCTGCTGGCGGCCGACAACAGCGGAGGAGCAGAAGCGGTTGACACGCCTGATCAGCAACAGGCGCGGCCGGCCGAGGGATGGGTCGCCACCAGGGTGA
- a CDS encoding methyltransferase domain-containing protein — protein MIDDPGCCGSAPLDQTRAVEDRYGAAAQELETCLCTPVGFDAELLKVIPEEVVERDYGCGDPTRWVRSGDRVLDLGSGSGKNAFICSQVVGADGWVTGVDRNASMLALSREAAARVAEAVGYANVRFLDGAIEALDAPGSDGAPLVADASVDVVLSNCVLNLVNPSARDRLLGNIQRVLAPGGRVAISDIVCDRPVPRHLQEDPELWSGCISGAWQEEAFLEAFRQRGFQDVRYADRSLDPWRELEGIAFRAVTLVATHPSAGRACC, from the coding sequence ATGATCGATGACCCCGGCTGCTGTGGCTCTGCTCCACTGGATCAGACCAGGGCGGTGGAGGATCGCTACGGCGCTGCTGCCCAGGAGTTGGAGACCTGTCTCTGCACACCGGTCGGCTTTGACGCCGAGCTGCTGAAGGTCATCCCTGAGGAGGTGGTTGAGCGGGACTACGGCTGCGGCGATCCCACCCGCTGGGTTCGCAGCGGTGACAGGGTTCTTGACCTCGGCAGCGGCAGTGGCAAGAACGCCTTCATCTGTTCCCAGGTCGTCGGTGCTGATGGATGGGTGACGGGTGTGGACCGGAACGCCAGCATGCTGGCCCTGTCGAGGGAGGCGGCCGCACGGGTTGCTGAGGCAGTCGGCTACGCCAACGTCCGGTTCCTGGACGGGGCGATCGAGGCGCTGGATGCTCCCGGATCGGATGGGGCGCCGCTTGTTGCGGATGCCAGCGTTGATGTGGTTCTGAGCAACTGTGTTCTGAATCTGGTGAATCCCTCCGCCCGGGATCGGTTGCTCGGCAACATTCAGCGTGTTCTGGCACCCGGGGGCCGGGTCGCCATCAGTGACATCGTCTGTGATCGTCCTGTGCCCCGGCATCTTCAGGAGGATCCGGAGCTGTGGAGTGGCTGCATCAGCGGCGCCTGGCAGGAAGAGGCTTTTTTGGAGGCCTTCCGGCAACGCGGGTTTCAGGATGTGCGCTACGCCGATCGCAGCCTTGATCCCTGGCGGGAGCTGGAAGGGATTGCGTTTCGCGCCGTCACCCTGGTGGCGACCCATCCCTCGGCCGGCCGCGCCTGTTGCTGA